From Quadrisphaera sp. DSM 44207, the proteins below share one genomic window:
- a CDS encoding carbohydrate ABC transporter permease — translation MTARATSADVAATLRDPARAADRAPARSAARPASGPQRRAPLSPAWRKRLEIAFFVAPALALLAVFVVVPVLQAVRYSTYSWNGLGPLDDFVGLENYATALRDQVFTDAVVHNLVIIVLSIAVQLPLGLAIALLLNREIRGRSALRVIIFVPYVLAEVVAGVVWVLLLQPGGLVDAVVDGVGLGGLTQLWLGDPEIALYTVMVVLTWKYLGLAVLLFLAGLQGVPEDLYEAAQLDGASWWQVQRRVTIPLLGPTIRTWGFLSMIGSLQLFDMVWILTGGGPANSTMTMATYLINQGTDRSLYGYASAVAVVLFGISLVLAVVYQFFVLRRDNEDAPRPRKAAAR, via the coding sequence GTGACAGCACGCGCGACGAGCGCGGACGTCGCTGCCACCCTCCGCGATCCCGCGCGTGCCGCCGACCGGGCTCCGGCCCGGTCGGCGGCACGCCCCGCGAGCGGCCCGCAGCGGCGCGCTCCGCTCTCCCCGGCGTGGCGCAAGCGCCTGGAGATCGCCTTCTTCGTGGCACCGGCGCTGGCGCTGCTCGCCGTCTTCGTGGTGGTGCCGGTGCTGCAGGCCGTGCGCTACTCGACGTACTCGTGGAACGGCCTGGGCCCGCTGGACGACTTCGTGGGGCTCGAGAACTACGCCACCGCCCTGCGCGACCAGGTGTTCACCGACGCCGTGGTGCACAACCTGGTCATCATCGTCCTGTCCATCGCCGTCCAGCTGCCGCTGGGCCTGGCCATCGCCCTGCTCCTCAACCGGGAGATCCGGGGCCGCTCGGCGCTGCGCGTCATCATCTTCGTGCCCTACGTCCTGGCCGAGGTCGTGGCCGGCGTGGTGTGGGTGCTGCTGCTGCAGCCGGGCGGCCTGGTCGACGCCGTCGTCGACGGCGTGGGCCTGGGCGGGCTGACGCAGCTGTGGCTGGGCGACCCGGAGATCGCGCTCTACACCGTGATGGTCGTCCTGACCTGGAAGTACCTCGGCCTGGCGGTCCTGCTCTTCCTCGCCGGCCTGCAGGGGGTGCCGGAGGACCTGTACGAGGCCGCGCAGCTCGACGGCGCCAGCTGGTGGCAGGTGCAGCGCCGGGTCACCATCCCGCTGCTCGGGCCGACCATCCGCACCTGGGGCTTCCTGTCCATGATCGGGTCGCTGCAGCTGTTCGACATGGTGTGGATCCTCACCGGCGGCGGCCCGGCGAACTCGACCATGACGATGGCGACCTACCTCATCAACCAGGGCACCGACCGGAGCCTGTACGGCTACGCCTCCGCGGTGGCCGTGGTCCTGTTCGGCATCTCGCTGGTGCTGGCGGTCGTCTACCAGTTCTTCGTCCTCCGCCGTGACAACGAGGACGCCCCTCGACCGCGGAAGGCGGCCGCGCGATGA
- a CDS encoding ABC transporter substrate-binding protein, with product MARNRALSAVAVFATASVLAACGGGSESESGGGSGTTLTWWHNSNSDPGKGYYEQVAADFEAQNPGVTVEISALAHEDMLTRLDAAFQTGDTPDVFMERGGGELADHVEAGLVKDLSEDAAETVEKLGPVVEGWQVEGQTYALPFSVGVVGFWYNKDLFAQAGITQPPTTVDELVAATDALKAAGIQPISVGAGDKWPAAHYWYYTALRECGQDVLEEVETSLDFSDPCFVEAGEELEAFIATEPFNEGFLATAAQTGPTSASGLLATGQVAMELAGHWEPGVMQGLTEDNQGLGEKTGWFPFPAIEGGAGDPAAALGGGDAWACSAEAPPECAAFVDHLLSDDVQTGFAERDMGLPTNPAATGAVANPALAELISFRDSAPYVQLYFDTAFGENVGGAMNDAIALMFAGQASPQDVVDATQAAADSE from the coding sequence ATGGCGAGGAATCGAGCCCTCTCCGCCGTCGCGGTCTTCGCGACCGCGTCCGTGCTGGCCGCCTGCGGCGGCGGCTCCGAGAGCGAGTCCGGCGGGGGCAGCGGGACCACCCTGACGTGGTGGCACAACTCCAACAGCGACCCGGGCAAGGGCTACTACGAGCAGGTGGCCGCGGACTTCGAGGCGCAGAACCCGGGCGTGACCGTGGAGATCAGCGCCCTGGCGCACGAGGACATGCTCACCCGCCTCGACGCCGCGTTCCAGACCGGCGACACCCCCGACGTCTTCATGGAGCGCGGCGGCGGCGAGCTCGCCGACCACGTCGAGGCCGGCCTGGTCAAGGACCTCTCCGAGGACGCCGCCGAGACGGTCGAGAAGCTCGGCCCCGTCGTCGAGGGCTGGCAGGTGGAGGGCCAGACCTACGCGCTGCCGTTCTCCGTCGGCGTGGTCGGCTTCTGGTACAACAAGGACCTCTTCGCCCAGGCGGGCATCACCCAGCCGCCCACGACCGTGGACGAGCTCGTCGCCGCGACCGACGCCCTCAAGGCTGCGGGCATCCAGCCGATCTCCGTGGGCGCCGGCGACAAGTGGCCCGCCGCCCACTACTGGTACTACACCGCGCTGCGCGAGTGCGGCCAGGACGTGCTGGAGGAGGTCGAGACCTCCCTGGACTTCTCCGACCCCTGCTTCGTCGAGGCCGGCGAGGAGCTCGAGGCGTTCATCGCCACGGAGCCGTTCAACGAGGGCTTCCTGGCCACCGCGGCCCAGACCGGCCCCACCAGCGCCTCCGGCCTGCTCGCGACCGGGCAGGTCGCCATGGAGCTGGCCGGTCACTGGGAGCCCGGCGTCATGCAGGGCCTGACCGAGGACAACCAGGGCCTGGGCGAGAAGACCGGCTGGTTCCCGTTCCCGGCGATCGAGGGCGGCGCCGGCGACCCGGCCGCCGCGCTCGGCGGCGGCGACGCGTGGGCGTGCTCGGCGGAGGCCCCGCCGGAGTGCGCGGCCTTCGTGGACCACCTCCTCAGCGACGATGTGCAGACCGGGTTCGCCGAGCGGGACATGGGCCTGCCGACGAACCCCGCCGCGACCGGGGCGGTCGCCAACCCGGCGCTCGCGGAGCTGATCTCCTTCCGCGACTCGGCGCCCTACGTGCAGCTGTACTTCGACACCGCGTTCGGCGAGAACGTCGGCGGCGCCATGAACGACGCGATCGCCCTGATGTTCGCCGGCCAGGCGAGCCCGCAGGACGTCGTCGACGCGACCCAGGCCGCGGCCGACAGCGAGTGA
- the xylA gene encoding xylose isomerase, whose protein sequence is MALEPTRDDQFSFGLWTVGWPAADPFGAATRPPIDPVESIHRLSELGAYGITFHDDDVVPFEVGLSDAAERDRILGRLRTALDETGMSVPMVTTNLFTHPVFKEGAFTANDRGVRRFALRKAFRQLQLGAELGARTFVMWGGREGTEVDAAKDLGAALERYREAVDLLTTYITEQGLDMRIAIEPKPNEPRGDILLPTVGHAIAFTYTLEHPHLVGVNPEVGHEQMSNLNFTHGIAQALAQEKLFHVDLNGQNGPKFDQDLIFGHGNVLSAFSTVDLLENGFPGGGPTYDGPRHFDYKPLRVEDVDGVWESARANMRTYLALKERAAAFRADPRVQEALATAKVTELAQPTLGEGETLADLAADRSAFEDFDAEKAGSYGYGHVALAQLALEHLLGVGA, encoded by the coding sequence ATGGCCCTCGAGCCCACCCGCGACGACCAGTTCTCCTTCGGCCTGTGGACCGTCGGCTGGCCCGCCGCCGACCCCTTCGGCGCCGCCACCCGCCCGCCCATCGACCCGGTGGAGTCGATCCACCGCCTCTCCGAGCTGGGCGCGTACGGCATCACCTTCCACGACGACGACGTCGTCCCCTTCGAGGTCGGCCTCTCCGACGCCGCCGAGCGCGACCGGATCCTGGGCCGCCTGCGCACCGCCCTCGACGAGACCGGCATGAGCGTGCCGATGGTGACGACCAACCTGTTCACCCACCCGGTGTTCAAGGAGGGCGCGTTCACCGCCAACGACCGCGGCGTGCGCCGGTTCGCCCTGCGCAAGGCCTTCCGCCAGCTGCAGCTGGGCGCCGAGCTCGGCGCGCGGACGTTCGTGATGTGGGGCGGGCGCGAGGGCACCGAGGTCGACGCCGCCAAGGACCTGGGCGCCGCGCTGGAGCGCTACCGCGAGGCCGTGGACCTGCTGACGACGTACATCACCGAGCAGGGCCTCGACATGCGGATCGCGATCGAGCCGAAGCCGAACGAGCCCCGCGGCGACATCCTGCTGCCGACCGTGGGCCACGCCATCGCCTTCACCTACACCCTCGAGCACCCGCACCTGGTGGGCGTGAACCCCGAGGTCGGGCACGAGCAGATGTCCAACCTCAACTTCACCCACGGCATCGCGCAGGCGCTGGCCCAGGAGAAGCTCTTCCACGTCGACCTCAACGGCCAGAACGGGCCGAAGTTCGACCAGGACCTGATCTTCGGGCACGGGAACGTGCTCAGCGCGTTCTCCACCGTCGACCTGCTGGAGAACGGCTTCCCCGGCGGCGGCCCGACCTACGACGGCCCGCGCCACTTCGACTACAAGCCGCTGCGCGTGGAGGACGTGGACGGCGTCTGGGAGTCCGCCCGCGCCAACATGCGCACCTACCTGGCGCTCAAGGAGCGGGCGGCGGCCTTCCGCGCCGACCCGCGGGTGCAGGAGGCGCTGGCCACGGCGAAGGTCACCGAGCTCGCGCAGCCCACGCTGGGCGAGGGCGAGACCCTGGCCGACCTGGCCGCCGACCGCAGCGCCTTCGAGGACTTCGACGCCGAGAAGGCCGGCTCCTACGGCTACGGCCACGTCGCCCTGGCGCAGCTGGCGCTCGAGCACCTGCTCGGCGTCGGCGCCTGA
- a CDS encoding ROK family transcriptional regulator: MRPARQSDLRARNLATVLGSVAGSAAPVSRAALAARTGLTRATVSALVEVLLDGGLLAESAPPPPTGAGRPAVGLHLSGERVAALGVEVGVDHLAACVRDLSGAVRLRRVQPAEHRGSPAPQVLARSAALAADLVAEAGREGLAVVGATWAVPGLVERGSGRVLLAPNLGWRDVDAVALLGAAADLAGLPVAVGNEAALAAVAELGPPGIGAADGAGAGASDFVLVTGEVGIGAGLVLGGRPVTGARGWSGELGHVSVVADGPECSCGSRGCLEVYAGQEALLRAAGLQARAATALGGSGALAALLAAAEAGDAATLAALARAGRALGLATSAAVNVLDVGAVVLGGIYAPLAPWLCEHVERELALRVLRARLDPVRVLVSSRGPDAAMLGAAAVVLQRVLERPAELLAPAS; the protein is encoded by the coding sequence GTGCGACCGGCCCGCCAGAGCGACCTGCGCGCCCGGAACCTCGCCACGGTGCTCGGGTCGGTGGCCGGCTCGGCGGCACCGGTCTCGCGCGCCGCGCTCGCCGCGCGCACCGGCCTGACCCGCGCCACCGTCTCCGCGCTCGTCGAGGTCCTCCTGGACGGCGGCCTGCTCGCGGAGTCCGCGCCGCCGCCCCCCACGGGGGCCGGCCGGCCGGCGGTGGGGCTGCACCTGTCCGGGGAGCGGGTGGCCGCGCTCGGCGTGGAGGTGGGGGTGGACCACCTGGCCGCCTGCGTGCGCGACCTGTCCGGCGCCGTCCGGCTGCGGCGCGTGCAGCCCGCGGAGCACCGGGGGAGCCCGGCCCCGCAGGTCCTGGCGCGCTCGGCCGCCCTGGCCGCCGACCTCGTGGCGGAGGCCGGGCGGGAGGGGCTCGCGGTCGTCGGCGCCACCTGGGCCGTGCCGGGCCTGGTGGAGCGCGGGAGCGGCCGGGTGCTGCTGGCGCCGAACCTCGGGTGGCGCGACGTCGACGCCGTCGCGCTGCTGGGCGCCGCGGCTGACCTGGCCGGGCTGCCCGTGGCGGTGGGGAACGAGGCCGCGCTGGCCGCCGTCGCCGAGCTGGGGCCCCCGGGCATCGGGGCCGCGGACGGCGCGGGTGCGGGCGCGAGCGACTTCGTGCTCGTCACCGGCGAGGTCGGCATCGGCGCGGGCCTCGTCCTCGGCGGGCGCCCGGTCACCGGCGCGCGCGGGTGGAGCGGGGAGCTGGGCCACGTCAGCGTCGTCGCCGACGGCCCGGAGTGCTCGTGCGGCTCGCGCGGCTGCCTGGAGGTCTACGCCGGCCAGGAGGCGCTGCTGCGCGCGGCCGGCCTGCAGGCGCGCGCGGCCACCGCGCTGGGCGGCTCGGGGGCGCTGGCGGCGCTGCTCGCCGCCGCCGAGGCGGGCGACGCCGCGACGCTGGCCGCGCTGGCGCGGGCCGGGCGCGCGCTGGGGCTGGCGACCTCGGCGGCGGTCAACGTCCTCGACGTGGGCGCCGTCGTCCTCGGCGGCATCTACGCCCCCCTGGCGCCGTGGCTGTGCGAGCACGTCGAGCGCGAGCTGGCCCTGCGCGTGCTGCGCGCGCGCCTGGACCCGGTGCGGGTCCTCGTCTCCTCCCGGGGGCCGGACGCCGCGATGCTCGGCGCGGCCGCCGTGGTGCTGCAGCGCGTGCTCGAGCGGCCCGCCGAGCTGCTCGCGCCGGCGTCCTAG
- a CDS encoding carbohydrate ABC transporter permease: MSAPTTTPAPGRPVLLESPRRRRRTFAGGGPVVYACALLVVVATLAPVVYAFLGGFRSNAQLAAEPVGLPDPWVTSNYVNVVTSASFWRYTLNSTVIALLTTAITAVFGIMAAYPLARYRFRGREALAMVFTLGLLFPLTVAIIPLFLMIRDLDLTNSVWGVALPQAAFALPLTVVILRPFLMALPKELEEAAMLDGTSRIGFFWRILLPLSGPGLVTVGVLAFVASWNSYLLPLLILADPASQTLPLGVASFSSQYAQDTAGVLAFTSLAMIPALVFFLAMEKRIVNGLQGAVKG; the protein is encoded by the coding sequence ATGAGCGCCCCCACCACGACGCCGGCGCCGGGCCGGCCCGTGCTCCTGGAGTCCCCGCGCCGCCGGCGCAGGACCTTCGCCGGCGGCGGCCCGGTCGTCTACGCGTGCGCGCTGCTCGTGGTCGTCGCCACGCTGGCGCCGGTGGTCTACGCGTTCCTGGGCGGCTTCCGCTCCAACGCGCAGCTGGCCGCGGAGCCCGTGGGCCTGCCGGACCCGTGGGTCACGTCCAACTACGTCAACGTCGTGACCTCGGCGAGCTTCTGGCGCTACACGCTGAACTCGACGGTGATCGCCCTGCTCACCACGGCGATCACGGCCGTGTTCGGGATCATGGCGGCGTACCCGCTGGCCCGGTACCGGTTCAGGGGCCGCGAGGCGCTCGCGATGGTCTTCACCCTCGGCCTGCTCTTCCCGCTGACCGTGGCGATCATCCCGCTGTTCCTCATGATCCGGGACCTGGACCTGACGAACTCGGTCTGGGGCGTGGCGCTGCCGCAGGCGGCGTTCGCGCTGCCCCTGACCGTCGTCATCCTGCGCCCGTTCCTCATGGCGCTGCCCAAGGAGCTGGAGGAGGCGGCCATGCTCGACGGCACCTCCCGCATCGGCTTCTTCTGGCGGATCCTGCTGCCGCTGTCGGGCCCCGGCCTCGTCACGGTCGGCGTGCTGGCCTTCGTGGCCTCGTGGAACTCCTACCTGCTGCCGCTGCTCATCCTCGCCGACCCCGCGTCGCAGACGCTGCCGCTGGGCGTGGCGAGCTTCTCAAGCCAGTACGCCCAGGACACGGCCGGCGTGCTGGCCTTCACCTCGCTGGCGATGATCCCGGCCCTGGTCTTCTTCCTCGCCATGGAGAAGCGGATCGTCAACGGCCTGCAGGGCGCCGTCAAGGGCTGA
- the xylB gene encoding xylulokinase gives MALVAGVDSSTQSCKVVVRDAESGELVREGRAPHPDGTEVDPSAWEAALRVAVADAGGLDDVAAVAVGGQQHGMVCLDEAGEVVRPALLWNDTRSADAARQLIADLGGGERGRTAWAEAVGLVPVASFTVTKLRWLADAEPEHAARTAAVCLPHDWLTWRLAGGLGLEALVTDRGDASGTGYWSPATGAYRDDLLELGTRGRRPRTPRVAAPSERVGEAAGAWSSASPVLGPGTGDNAAAALALDARPGDVVVSLGTSGVVSAVSTAPTADASGYVAGFADATGHFLPLVCTLNAARVLDATARLLGVDHAELSRLALSAPSGADGLVLVPYLEGERTPDRPLATGAVHGLTLRTATPAHLARAAVEGLLCGLADGLDALLAQGVAVERVLLVGGGARSEAVQQLAPGVLGRPVVVPVPGEYVADGAARQAAWALAGGGAPPAWPQPPARELDAAPVAGVRERYAQVRDLTDGVGEAPVTPAL, from the coding sequence ATGGCGCTGGTGGCGGGGGTCGACAGCTCGACCCAGTCGTGCAAGGTCGTCGTCCGCGACGCGGAGTCCGGCGAGCTCGTCCGGGAGGGGCGCGCGCCCCACCCGGACGGCACCGAGGTCGACCCCTCGGCGTGGGAGGCCGCGCTGCGCGTCGCCGTGGCGGACGCGGGCGGCCTGGACGACGTCGCCGCCGTCGCCGTCGGGGGCCAGCAGCACGGCATGGTCTGCCTCGACGAGGCTGGCGAGGTCGTGCGCCCGGCGCTGCTGTGGAACGACACCCGCTCCGCCGACGCCGCCCGCCAGCTCATCGCCGACCTCGGCGGCGGTGAGCGCGGGCGGACGGCGTGGGCGGAGGCCGTGGGCCTGGTGCCGGTGGCCTCCTTCACCGTCACCAAGCTGCGCTGGCTCGCCGACGCCGAGCCGGAGCACGCCGCCCGCACCGCCGCGGTGTGCCTGCCGCACGACTGGCTGACCTGGCGCCTGGCGGGCGGCCTCGGGCTGGAGGCGCTGGTCACCGACCGCGGCGACGCCAGCGGCACCGGGTACTGGTCCCCCGCCACGGGCGCCTACCGCGACGACCTGCTCGAGCTCGGCACGCGGGGGCGGCGCCCGCGCACCCCCCGCGTGGCCGCGCCGTCCGAGCGGGTCGGCGAGGCGGCGGGGGCGTGGTCCTCGGCGTCACCCGTCCTCGGCCCGGGCACCGGGGACAACGCCGCCGCGGCCCTGGCCCTGGACGCCCGCCCCGGGGACGTCGTCGTCTCCCTCGGCACGTCCGGGGTGGTCTCGGCGGTGTCCACCGCGCCCACCGCCGACGCGTCCGGCTACGTGGCCGGCTTCGCCGACGCCACCGGGCACTTCCTGCCGCTGGTGTGCACCCTCAACGCCGCCCGGGTGCTGGACGCGACCGCCCGGCTGCTGGGCGTGGACCACGCCGAGCTGTCGCGCCTGGCGCTCTCGGCGCCGTCCGGGGCCGACGGCCTGGTCCTCGTGCCCTACCTCGAGGGCGAGCGCACCCCCGACCGGCCGCTGGCCACCGGGGCCGTGCACGGCCTGACGCTGCGCACCGCCACCCCCGCGCACCTGGCGCGCGCCGCGGTGGAGGGCCTGCTGTGCGGGCTCGCCGACGGCCTCGACGCGCTGCTCGCCCAGGGCGTCGCGGTCGAGCGCGTGCTGCTCGTCGGCGGCGGGGCCCGCTCGGAGGCGGTGCAGCAGCTGGCGCCGGGCGTCCTCGGCCGCCCCGTCGTCGTCCCGGTGCCAGGCGAGTACGTCGCGGACGGCGCGGCCCGCCAGGCGGCGTGGGCGCTGGCCGGGGGCGGGGCGCCGCCCGCGTGGCCGCAGCCGCCGGCGCGCGAGCTGGACGCCGCGCCGGTCGCCGGGGTGCGCGAGCGCTACGCCCAGGTGCGCGACCTGACGGACGGCGTCGGCGAGGCCCCGGTCACGCCGGCCCTCTGA
- a CDS encoding endo-1,4-beta-xylanase: MSPQHRSPAPDPQLGHRTAQAAVTVTGPDGRVLADADVVVEQTRHAIAFGNIGFDFIGYANGETEADPDSPFGGAPPSLGQRLAELYVGLFDTATLPFYWGGFEPERGRPDTARLLRTARWFAERGVRLKGHPLVWHTVTADWLRELPTDEVEAAVRARVRREVGDFAGVVDTWDAINEVVIMPVFANEERTNGITRLCRERGRIATIRTAFEEARATNPRATLLLNDFDTSTAYECLIEGVLEAGVQVDALGLQSHMHQGYWGEEKTLRVLERFSRYGLPIHFTESSLVSGHLMPPEVEDLNDYRIPSWPSTPEGEERQAEEVVRHYRTLLSHPSVQAITYWGLTDEGAWLGAPIGLVRADGTPKPSYDALRGLVRGEWWLPPTTLRTDAEGRVRVRGFLGDYRVTAGGASAPFALAQPGEVSVEVALGR; the protein is encoded by the coding sequence ATGTCCCCGCAGCACCGCTCGCCGGCCCCGGACCCGCAGCTGGGCCACCGCACCGCGCAGGCCGCCGTCACCGTCACCGGCCCCGACGGGCGGGTGCTGGCGGACGCCGACGTCGTCGTCGAGCAGACCCGCCACGCGATCGCGTTCGGCAACATCGGCTTCGACTTCATCGGCTACGCGAACGGCGAGACCGAGGCCGACCCCGACAGCCCGTTCGGCGGCGCCCCGCCCTCGCTCGGGCAGCGGCTGGCGGAGCTGTACGTCGGCCTCTTCGACACCGCGACGCTGCCCTTCTACTGGGGCGGCTTCGAGCCGGAGCGCGGCCGGCCGGACACCGCGCGCCTGCTGCGCACCGCGCGGTGGTTCGCCGAGCGGGGCGTGCGGCTCAAGGGCCACCCGCTCGTGTGGCACACCGTGACCGCGGACTGGCTGCGCGAGCTGCCCACGGACGAGGTCGAGGCGGCGGTGCGCGCCCGCGTCCGGCGCGAGGTGGGCGACTTCGCGGGCGTGGTCGACACCTGGGACGCCATCAACGAGGTCGTCATCATGCCCGTCTTCGCCAACGAGGAGCGCACCAACGGCATCACCCGCCTGTGCCGCGAGCGCGGGCGGATCGCCACCATCCGGACGGCGTTCGAGGAGGCGCGCGCCACCAACCCGCGCGCCACCCTGCTGCTCAACGACTTCGACACGTCCACCGCCTACGAGTGCTTGATCGAGGGCGTGCTCGAGGCGGGCGTGCAGGTCGACGCGCTCGGCCTGCAGAGCCACATGCACCAGGGCTACTGGGGCGAGGAGAAGACGCTGCGGGTCCTCGAGCGGTTCTCCCGGTACGGCCTGCCCATCCACTTCACCGAGAGCAGCCTGGTCTCCGGGCACCTGATGCCGCCGGAGGTCGAGGACCTCAACGACTACCGGATCCCCTCCTGGCCCTCGACGCCCGAGGGCGAGGAGCGGCAGGCCGAGGAGGTGGTGCGGCACTACCGCACCCTGCTCTCCCACCCGTCCGTGCAGGCGATCACGTACTGGGGCCTGACCGACGAGGGCGCCTGGCTCGGAGCGCCGATCGGCCTCGTGCGCGCCGACGGCACGCCCAAGCCGTCCTACGACGCGCTGCGCGGGCTGGTCCGGGGCGAGTGGTGGCTCCCTCCGACGACGCTGCGCACGGACGCCGAGGGGCGGGTGCGGGTCCGCGGCTTCCTCGGGGACTACCGCGTCACCGCCGGCGGCGCGAGCGCGCCCTTCGCGCTCGCCCAGCCCGGCGAGGTCTCGGTCGAGGTGGCGCTGGGGCGCTAG
- a CDS encoding LacI family DNA-binding transcriptional regulator, giving the protein MTDVAREAGVSVATVSKVVNGRYGVAARTTAHVQRVIEELGYESSLVARSLRSHRTNVLGILVADFEPFSTEILKGVSRAIAGTGYELLAYSGGGRAGQAGWERRSLSRLGGTLVDGAILVTPTVVATGGSVPVIAVDPHAGPADTPTVDADNLTGALRATEHLLRLGHRRIAFLGGRPDLESARLREEGYRTALRAAGVEVDPALVRVAEYRRELAAGPARELLTLPERPTAIFAANDLSAIGTMEVAVELGLSVPQDLSVVGFDDVPESALTTPPLTTVRQPLQEMGAEAVRLLVGLLDGRGDGGTHVRLPTELVVRGSTRAP; this is encoded by the coding sequence ATCACCGACGTCGCGCGCGAGGCCGGCGTCTCCGTCGCGACGGTCTCGAAGGTCGTCAACGGGCGCTACGGGGTGGCCGCTCGCACGACCGCGCACGTGCAGCGCGTCATCGAGGAGCTCGGTTACGAGTCCAGCCTGGTCGCGCGCAGCCTGCGCAGCCACCGCACCAACGTCCTCGGGATCCTCGTCGCGGACTTCGAGCCGTTCAGCACCGAGATCCTCAAGGGCGTCTCGCGCGCCATCGCCGGCACCGGGTACGAGCTCCTCGCCTACTCCGGCGGCGGCCGCGCCGGGCAGGCGGGCTGGGAGCGCCGGTCCCTCTCCCGCCTGGGCGGCACCCTGGTCGACGGCGCGATCCTCGTCACGCCGACCGTGGTGGCCACCGGGGGGTCCGTGCCCGTCATCGCCGTCGACCCGCACGCCGGCCCGGCCGACACGCCCACCGTCGACGCCGACAACCTCACCGGGGCGCTGCGGGCCACCGAGCACCTCCTGCGGCTCGGCCACCGCCGGATCGCCTTCCTGGGCGGGCGCCCGGACCTGGAGTCGGCCCGGCTGCGGGAGGAGGGGTACCGCACCGCGCTGCGCGCGGCCGGCGTCGAGGTCGACCCCGCCCTCGTCCGGGTCGCGGAGTACCGGCGCGAGCTCGCGGCCGGCCCCGCGCGCGAGCTGCTGACGCTGCCCGAGCGCCCCACCGCGATCTTCGCCGCCAACGACCTGTCCGCGATCGGGACGATGGAGGTCGCCGTCGAGCTCGGGCTGTCGGTGCCGCAGGACCTGTCGGTGGTCGGCTTCGACGACGTCCCCGAGTCCGCCCTGACCACCCCGCCGCTGACCACGGTGCGCCAGCCCCTGCAGGAGATGGGCGCCGAGGCCGTGCGCCTGCTGGTCGGTCTCCTCGACGGGCGCGGGGACGGCGGCACGCACGTGCGGCTGCCCACCGAGCTCGTCGTGCGCGGGTCCACCCGCGCCCCCTAG